A genomic window from Leptolyngbya sp. BL0902 includes:
- the nrdJ gene encoding ribonucleoside-triphosphate reductase, adenosylcobalamin-dependent encodes MGADFHCNLAEVHLNQLDPGNLQDQEDAFTAAALSVAVLLNHQFNEPRYQQSRLEDPIVGVSFTGLFDFFVQAFGVDWLRWWEAGRPDTMQGLEFKQKEQDYLTRWKEIVHRVVWEYCDRHGLKRPNRCTTVQPAGTKSLLTGASPGWHPPKAQRFLRRITFRKNDPVAMACIDYGYSVVPSQSDKDENGNLLNDPFDPRCTEWLVEIPVEVPWANLPGADEIAIEKFTAAAQFDFYMQVQKYYTTHNTSATIEFREPELEALGERIYQAIQNDEGYISAALLARFDDLQTFPRLPFEPIDKATYDAESQKVEARRGTADFHSALALYDAGDLIEAGPAGCDSDKCMMPEQKPE; translated from the coding sequence ATCGGAGCTGATTTTCATTGCAATTTGGCGGAGGTACATTTGAATCAGCTTGATCCTGGCAACCTTCAGGATCAAGAGGATGCCTTCACGGCGGCGGCGCTGTCGGTGGCGGTGCTGTTGAACCACCAATTTAACGAGCCCCGCTATCAGCAGTCGCGCCTGGAAGATCCGATTGTGGGAGTGTCCTTCACCGGATTGTTCGACTTCTTTGTGCAGGCGTTCGGCGTAGACTGGCTGCGCTGGTGGGAGGCGGGCCGTCCTGACACCATGCAGGGGCTGGAGTTTAAACAGAAAGAACAGGACTACCTGACCCGCTGGAAGGAGATCGTCCATCGGGTGGTGTGGGAGTACTGCGACCGTCACGGGTTGAAGCGGCCCAACCGCTGTACCACGGTGCAGCCTGCGGGGACGAAATCCCTGCTGACGGGGGCATCTCCTGGCTGGCACCCGCCCAAGGCCCAGCGCTTTTTGCGGCGGATTACCTTCCGCAAGAACGACCCCGTGGCCATGGCCTGCATCGACTACGGCTATTCCGTGGTGCCCTCCCAGTCCGACAAGGACGAGAACGGCAACCTGTTGAATGATCCCTTCGACCCGCGCTGTACCGAGTGGCTGGTGGAAATTCCTGTAGAAGTGCCCTGGGCCAACCTGCCCGGTGCCGACGAAATCGCCATCGAAAAATTCACGGCGGCGGCCCAGTTCGACTTCTACATGCAGGTGCAAAAGTACTACACCACCCACAACACCTCGGCCACCATCGAGTTTCGAGAGCCGGAACTGGAAGCCCTGGGCGAACGGATTTACCAAGCCATCCAAAACGACGAGGGCTACATCTCGGCGGCGCTGCTGGCGCGGTTCGACGACCTGCAAACCTTCCCCCGGTTGCCCTTCGAGCCGATTGACAAGGCCACCTACGACGCTGAAAGTCAGAAGGTAGAAGCCCGTCGCGGCACGGCGGATTTCCACTCAGCCCTAGCGCTGTACGATGCCGGAGACCTGATCGAAGCTGGCCCCGCTGGCTGCGACTCCGACAAGTGCATGATGCCGGAACAAAAGCCGGAGTAG
- the recG gene encoding ATP-dependent DNA helicase RecG has translation MVSDPQPNSPDWLRLQRALSVEAESGFNDLVGKQQTFSEFLRDSLQQPPGVLPPDQQRSWQSLAQKYSDYSDLGFAQRQHLVAETRRFLYGTQRMLEQFGKTQAQRGRGDGSEDAGDRGDAGTGGRSAASASATVATSAAKRSPKTAQVAGTSPNSFGFGLDQPLTYLKGIGPKNSERLAKLGLFTVQDVLYYYPRDHINYAQQVKIRDLVPGETVTIVGTVKRVNCFTSPRNKKLTIFELQLSDGSGTLKLNRFYPGNRYATPSWQQQQKRQYPQGAVVAASGLVKEGKYNVTLEDPHLEVLDSLSDRIESLTIGRLVPVYSLTEGVTADLVRRVVVASLPAVPLVKDPLPVDVRQRQGLVALETAVAQIHFPDDEENLTQARRRLVFDEFFYLQLGLLRRRQQQRQQQTAITLAPTGELIDRFYGILPFKLTEAQRRVVNDILSDLQQPIPMNRLVQGDVGSGKTVVAVVAILAAIQSGYQAALMAPTEVLAEQHYRKLVDWFNQLHLTVELLTGSTRAAKRRKILGELATGELKVLVGTHALIEDPVQFCALGLVSIDEQHRFGVQQRARLMQKGANPHVLTLTATPIPRTLSLTLHGDLDVSQIDELPPGRKAIQTTLLTNQDRTHAYDLMRREIAQGRQVYVVLPLVEESEKLDLKSAVDEHQRLAEVIFPEFKVGLLHGKMSSAEKDAAITAFRNQETHILVSTTVVEVGVDVPNASVMLIEHAERFGLSQLHQLRGRVGRGAAQSFCLLLSSSRSENALQRLRVLEQSQDGFFIAEMDLRFRGPGEVLGTRQSGLPDLALASLIEDQDVLMLAREAAESLLNEDPTLSRWPRLAKELQRRYDKFMGGAIMT, from the coding sequence ATGGTGTCCGATCCGCAACCAAATTCACCCGACTGGCTGCGTCTGCAACGGGCGCTGTCGGTGGAGGCTGAGAGCGGGTTTAACGACCTGGTGGGCAAACAGCAGACCTTCAGCGAGTTTTTGCGAGACAGTTTGCAACAGCCGCCGGGAGTGTTGCCGCCGGATCAGCAGCGGTCTTGGCAGAGTTTGGCCCAAAAGTATAGTGACTATAGCGATTTGGGCTTTGCCCAACGGCAGCATTTGGTGGCGGAAACGCGGCGGTTTCTCTACGGCACCCAGCGGATGCTGGAGCAGTTTGGCAAAACCCAGGCCCAGCGGGGGCGGGGAGACGGTTCGGAGGACGCAGGGGACAGGGGGGATGCGGGGACGGGGGGAAGGTCGGCGGCATCGGCATCTGCAACGGTGGCGACTTCGGCGGCAAAGCGTAGCCCTAAGACGGCGCAGGTGGCGGGAACCAGTCCAAATAGCTTTGGCTTTGGGTTGGATCAACCGCTCACCTACCTGAAGGGGATTGGCCCCAAGAATAGTGAGCGACTGGCCAAGCTGGGCCTGTTCACCGTGCAGGATGTGCTCTACTACTATCCCCGCGACCACATCAACTATGCCCAGCAGGTGAAGATTCGCGACCTGGTGCCGGGGGAGACGGTGACGATTGTGGGCACGGTGAAGCGGGTCAACTGTTTTACCAGTCCGCGCAACAAGAAGCTGACCATTTTTGAGCTGCAACTATCGGACGGCAGCGGCACCCTCAAGCTAAATCGCTTTTACCCCGGCAACCGCTACGCCACGCCATCTTGGCAGCAGCAGCAAAAGCGCCAGTATCCCCAGGGGGCGGTGGTGGCGGCGTCGGGCTTGGTGAAGGAGGGCAAATATAACGTGACCCTGGAGGATCCGCACCTGGAGGTGTTGGACAGCCTCAGTGATCGCATCGAATCCCTCACCATTGGGCGGCTGGTGCCCGTGTATTCGCTGACGGAGGGGGTGACGGCTGACCTGGTGCGACGGGTGGTGGTGGCCTCGTTGCCAGCGGTGCCGTTGGTGAAGGATCCTCTCCCCGTGGATGTGCGGCAGCGCCAGGGGTTGGTGGCGTTGGAAACCGCCGTTGCCCAGATTCACTTTCCTGATGACGAGGAAAACCTGACCCAGGCCCGCCGCCGCCTGGTGTTCGATGAGTTTTTCTATCTGCAACTGGGCCTCTTGCGTCGTCGGCAGCAGCAGCGCCAGCAGCAAACCGCCATCACCCTAGCCCCCACCGGAGAGTTGATTGACCGCTTCTATGGCATCCTGCCCTTTAAGTTAACCGAGGCCCAGCGGCGGGTCGTGAACGATATTTTGTCTGACCTGCAACAGCCCATCCCGATGAACCGCCTGGTGCAGGGGGATGTGGGGTCAGGCAAAACCGTGGTGGCGGTGGTGGCGATTTTGGCGGCGATCCAGTCCGGCTATCAGGCGGCGTTGATGGCCCCCACGGAAGTCCTCGCCGAGCAGCACTATCGCAAACTGGTGGACTGGTTCAATCAGCTGCACCTGACCGTGGAACTGCTGACCGGATCGACTCGCGCCGCCAAACGCCGCAAAATTCTGGGGGAACTGGCCACGGGGGAACTGAAAGTCCTGGTCGGCACCCATGCGCTGATTGAAGACCCGGTGCAGTTCTGTGCCCTGGGCCTGGTCAGCATCGACGAACAGCACCGCTTTGGCGTCCAGCAACGGGCGCGACTAATGCAGAAAGGCGCGAATCCCCACGTCCTCACCCTCACCGCCACCCCCATCCCCCGCACCCTGTCGCTAACATTGCATGGGGATTTGGACGTGAGCCAGATCGACGAACTGCCCCCCGGACGCAAGGCCATCCAAACCACCCTGCTCACCAACCAAGACCGCACCCACGCCTACGACCTAATGCGGCGGGAAATTGCCCAGGGTCGCCAGGTCTATGTGGTGTTGCCCCTGGTGGAGGAGTCGGAAAAGCTCGACCTCAAATCCGCCGTGGACGAGCACCAGCGCCTCGCCGAGGTGATTTTCCCTGAATTTAAGGTTGGTCTGCTCCACGGCAAAATGTCCTCCGCTGAAAAGGACGCGGCCATCACCGCCTTCCGCAACCAGGAAACCCATATCCTGGTGTCCACCACCGTGGTCGAGGTGGGCGTAGACGTACCCAACGCCTCGGTGATGCTGATCGAACACGCCGAACGCTTTGGACTGTCGCAACTGCATCAGCTCCGGGGGCGGGTGGGTCGTGGGGCGGCGCAATCCTTCTGTTTGTTGCTCAGCAGTAGCCGCAGCGAAAATGCCCTGCAACGGTTGCGAGTGCTGGAACAATCCCAGGACGGCTTCTTTATTGCGGAAATGGATCTGCGCTTTCGAGGGCCGGGGGAAGTGTTGGGTACCCGACAATCTGGCCTACCTGATTTGGCGTTAGCGAGTTTGATCGAAGACCAGGACGTTCTCATGTTGGCCCGCGAAGCTGCGGAATCTCTACTGAACGAAGACCCTACTCTCTCCCGCTGGCCTCGGTTAGCGAAGGAACTACAACGTCGCTACGACAAATTTATGGGCGGGGCGATTATGACCTAG
- a CDS encoding TIGR04168 family protein, with translation MTSVASAPIHTNRAPAPLTLAVVGDVHDQWSEADALALHRLGVDLVLFVGDFGNEAVALVRQVAALDLPKAVILGNHDAWYSATPWGQKKCPYNRQQEDWVAQQLQDLGHCHVGYGHLDLPQLGLSVVGGRPFSWGGSTWTNAPFYAERYGVNSWEASIERLCDAVNATAYDNLIFIGHSGPQGLGAAPEDPCGRDWNPIGSDYGDPDLAAAIAYAKQSGKTVPLVAFGHMHHTLRHRKDRLRRQIHSAGATVYLNAARVPRWRQQNGVTQRHFSLVTLQANQVTRARQVWVDDQLGIVDDNDLMEPSLLHQALTGTSPVR, from the coding sequence ATGACCTCCGTTGCCTCCGCCCCAATCCATACTAACCGCGCCCCCGCGCCCCTCACCCTCGCTGTGGTGGGAGATGTCCACGATCAGTGGAGCGAGGCTGATGCGCTGGCTCTGCATCGGTTGGGGGTGGATTTAGTGCTGTTTGTAGGTGATTTTGGCAATGAGGCCGTTGCGTTGGTGCGCCAGGTGGCGGCCCTAGATTTGCCCAAAGCCGTAATTTTAGGTAATCACGATGCCTGGTACAGCGCTACGCCTTGGGGTCAAAAGAAGTGCCCTTACAACCGCCAACAGGAGGATTGGGTCGCCCAGCAGTTGCAGGATTTGGGCCACTGCCATGTAGGCTATGGCCATCTAGACTTACCCCAGTTGGGCCTATCGGTAGTGGGTGGACGTCCGTTTAGCTGGGGGGGCTCCACTTGGACAAATGCCCCCTTCTACGCCGAACGCTATGGGGTCAATAGCTGGGAAGCGTCCATCGAGCGTCTGTGCGATGCCGTGAATGCAACCGCCTATGACAACCTCATTTTCATTGGCCACAGTGGCCCACAGGGATTGGGCGCAGCGCCCGAAGATCCCTGTGGGCGAGATTGGAACCCCATCGGCAGTGACTATGGTGATCCTGACCTAGCGGCGGCCATTGCCTACGCTAAGCAGAGCGGTAAAACCGTTCCGTTGGTGGCCTTTGGGCACATGCACCACACCCTACGCCATCGCAAAGATCGCCTGCGCCGCCAAATTCACAGCGCTGGGGCAACGGTTTACCTCAATGCCGCTAGGGTGCCCCGTTGGCGACAGCAGAATGGTGTCACCCAACGCCACTTTTCCCTAGTCACGCTGCAAGCCAACCAGGTCACTCGTGCTCGCCAGGTTTGGGTCGATGATCAACTCGGCATCGTTGACGACAACGACCTGATGGAGCCTTCCCTCCTCCACCAGGCGCTAACCGGAACATCCCCCGTCCGTTGA
- a CDS encoding HAD-IIB family hydrolase has product MPYLIFTDLDGTLLNAETYDCQAVQPVLTALAQRSIPVIPVTSKTRAEVDHLRQALGLRDPFVVENGSAIYVPQTGIPFPCPAGEDEGNYRVVTLGCNYVTARAGLKAMAQILGRPLKGFGDWSVEQVEQLTGLSTAAAKRAKARDFSEPFMTPKNVTEADLQGAAEEMGFRVVLGDRFSHLIGGAAGKGEAVRQLVALYRSAYPDTPLTTLGLGNSPNDIPMLEVVDQPIILPGVSGPHPQLAERGWPVAPSPAPTGWAEAVIHQIDDLAP; this is encoded by the coding sequence ATGCCTTATCTAATTTTTACCGACCTCGACGGTACCCTCCTCAACGCAGAAACCTACGACTGTCAGGCCGTACAGCCTGTTCTGACGGCCCTGGCTCAGCGGTCTATTCCGGTCATCCCCGTCACCAGTAAAACCCGTGCCGAAGTAGACCACCTGCGGCAGGCCCTGGGGTTGCGAGATCCCTTTGTGGTGGAAAACGGCAGCGCGATTTACGTCCCCCAAACCGGAATTCCCTTTCCTTGCCCAGCGGGGGAGGACGAGGGCAACTACCGCGTTGTGACCCTGGGGTGCAACTATGTCACGGCGCGGGCCGGATTGAAGGCCATGGCCCAAATCTTGGGTCGTCCGCTCAAGGGTTTTGGAGATTGGAGCGTGGAGCAAGTGGAACAGCTCACGGGGCTATCGACCGCAGCCGCCAAACGGGCCAAGGCCAGAGACTTTAGCGAACCGTTTATGACGCCCAAAAACGTGACAGAGGCCGATCTCCAAGGGGCGGCAGAGGAAATGGGGTTTCGGGTGGTGTTAGGAGATCGCTTCTCCCATCTGATTGGCGGCGCAGCGGGTAAAGGAGAAGCGGTGCGCCAACTCGTAGCCCTCTACCGAAGCGCCTACCCCGATACTCCCCTCACCACCCTGGGCCTGGGTAACAGCCCCAACGACATCCCTATGCTAGAGGTGGTCGATCAGCCGATCATTCTACCCGGCGTGTCGGGTCCCCATCCTCAACTGGCGGAGCGGGGTTGGCCCGTAGCTCCGTCTCCAGCCCCTACGGGTTGGGCCGAGGCCGTCATCCATCAGATCGATGACCTGGCTCCATGA
- a CDS encoding DUF697 domain-containing protein: MASSELSSPLPSEWSAAEASSSALSPSESRELSPGEPSPRSPGSSDGAAPPSTAIVLARDIPGWDDGIWDDVDAALTWMASDPDSPPASPVSPLPSAVRPLPPPPSRPPTWDEVEQELGQLVGEVQTLQDDANYRRAQGALRDLVQRLNLTPRERTGLDEAIHSLSGLLDKLENTVVHIAVFGLVGRGKSSLLNALLGAEVFATGPIHGVTQVVEGAQWSVAQDWGAGAEEGPDLRRVSLKSLGQSRIELIDTPGLDEVAGEERATLAQRVAEQVDLILFVIAGDLTRVEYEALHALRRASKPILLVFNKMDQYPEADCQQIYDVLCDQRLKDLISPEEIVRVAAAPLAVQAVEQGDGSVVYETVRGTPQVDDLKLKILDILHREGKALVALNTLIYADAISAEIVERKRQICDRIADDTIWNGVMITAVAVALNPITMADLISGALIDVSLILTLSRIYGLPMTQTAAIQLLKQIAVGLGGITLSEVAVTVGLSSLKGLLGVSALATGGLSLAPYIPVALTQAAVAGLSTYGLGQVAKTYLTNGAAWGPEGPKAVVRQILDSLDEASILSRIKTELRAKLQG; encoded by the coding sequence ATGGCTTCTAGCGAACTGTCTTCTCCCTTGCCCAGCGAATGGTCTGCTGCCGAAGCGTCTTCCAGCGCACTGTCTCCTAGTGAGTCTCGTGAACTATCTCCTGGCGAACCGTCTCCCAGGAGCCCAGGATCGTCTGACGGGGCTGCACCGCCTAGTACGGCCATCGTTTTGGCGAGGGATATTCCAGGGTGGGACGATGGGATCTGGGACGATGTGGATGCGGCCCTTACCTGGATGGCCTCTGACCCAGACAGCCCTCCTGCTTCCCCGGTCTCGCCCCTGCCCAGCGCCGTCCGTCCTCTGCCACCGCCGCCCTCTCGGCCCCCCACCTGGGATGAGGTGGAACAGGAGTTGGGGCAACTGGTGGGAGAGGTTCAAACCCTGCAAGATGACGCCAACTATCGCCGTGCCCAGGGGGCGCTGCGGGATTTGGTGCAGCGGCTGAACCTAACCCCACGGGAGCGCACGGGCCTGGATGAGGCGATCCACAGCCTCAGCGGGTTGCTAGATAAGTTGGAGAACACCGTCGTTCATATTGCGGTGTTTGGTCTGGTGGGGCGGGGCAAGTCGTCGCTGCTAAATGCGTTGCTGGGTGCGGAGGTGTTTGCTACAGGCCCGATTCACGGCGTCACCCAAGTGGTGGAAGGAGCGCAGTGGTCGGTGGCCCAAGATTGGGGCGCGGGGGCTGAGGAGGGACCGGATTTACGGCGGGTGTCGCTGAAGAGCCTCGGCCAGTCGCGCATTGAGTTGATTGACACCCCCGGCCTGGATGAGGTGGCGGGGGAGGAACGGGCTACCCTGGCTCAGCGCGTTGCCGAACAGGTGGACTTGATTTTGTTTGTGATTGCGGGCGACCTGACGCGGGTGGAGTATGAAGCTCTCCACGCCCTGCGGCGGGCCAGCAAGCCAATTCTGCTGGTGTTCAACAAGATGGATCAGTACCCGGAGGCGGATTGCCAGCAAATCTACGACGTTCTCTGCGACCAACGGCTGAAGGATTTGATTTCGCCGGAGGAAATCGTGCGGGTGGCGGCGGCTCCCCTGGCGGTGCAGGCGGTGGAGCAGGGGGATGGCTCTGTCGTTTACGAAACCGTGCGGGGAACGCCCCAGGTAGACGACCTCAAACTCAAGATTTTGGACATCCTGCACCGCGAGGGTAAGGCTCTGGTGGCGCTAAACACGTTGATCTATGCCGACGCCATCAGTGCAGAAATTGTGGAACGCAAGCGGCAAATTTGTGACCGCATCGCCGACGACACGATCTGGAATGGGGTGATGATTACGGCTGTGGCTGTGGCCCTAAACCCCATCACCATGGCCGACCTAATCAGTGGAGCCCTGATTGACGTGTCGCTGATCCTCACCCTCTCCCGCATCTACGGTCTGCCCATGACCCAAACGGCAGCGATTCAGCTCCTCAAGCAAATTGCTGTCGGCCTTGGCGGCATTACCCTCAGTGAAGTGGCGGTGACGGTAGGTCTGAGTTCCCTGAAGGGATTACTGGGGGTGTCAGCCTTGGCGACGGGGGGCCTGTCCCTTGCGCCCTACATTCCTGTGGCCCTCACCCAAGCGGCGGTGGCTGGACTCTCTACCTACGGCCTAGGCCAAGTCGCCAAAACCTACCTCACCAACGGAGCTGCCTGGGGGCCAGAGGGGCCAAAGGCTGTGGTACGCCAAATTTTAGACAGCCTAGATGAAGCCTCGATTTTGAGCCGCATCAAAACTGAGTTGCGGGCCAAGTTGCAGGGCTAG
- a CDS encoding T3SS (YopN, CesT) and YbjN peptide-binding chaperone 1 translates to MGSIEFKTPGQREVYYRILPWMHDLFGESLVVFEDEPLFIVNLGSAVASTRVVPWHEDETLITTRSYVVTDIHLTPELSYYLLRENNNIYFGRFAYDAENDIVFEHSLLGEGCERNALNHSVTTVIRIADNYDDEIVARWGGKRALDRWAS, encoded by the coding sequence ATGGGCAGTATCGAGTTCAAAACACCGGGCCAACGGGAGGTCTACTACCGGATTTTGCCCTGGATGCATGATTTATTTGGGGAGTCTCTGGTGGTGTTTGAGGATGAGCCCCTGTTTATCGTCAATCTAGGCTCAGCGGTGGCCTCCACGCGGGTTGTTCCGTGGCACGAAGACGAAACCCTCATCACCACTCGCTCCTACGTGGTGACAGACATTCACCTCACCCCAGAGCTGAGTTACTACCTGCTACGAGAAAACAACAACATCTACTTTGGCCGCTTTGCCTACGATGCCGAAAACGACATTGTGTTTGAACACAGCCTCCTAGGCGAAGGCTGCGAACGCAATGCCCTCAACCATTCCGTCACCACCGTCATCCGCATCGCCGATAACTATGATGACGAAATTGTGGCCCGGTGGGGTGGCAAGCGAGCCCTAGACCGTTGGGCTTCCTAG
- a CDS encoding DsbA family protein encodes MAQIWQKILHSKRLLWFCLGLVGLGLIVPLAALVPWPTLLGTAEPPSDSPAATGPKQAVVTEVITSLDRAELIATSATQGNPNAAIVLFKFSDFQCLYCAVSAAQMKDFIRRHNGDMLYVYKHFPLDNIHPEATPAAKAAWAAGQQGQFWLYHDGLFANQERLGEDLYLELASAIGLNLEQFNRDRHGPEAEATLQRDRALAQRLELQSAPTFLMNDLLIPGAITPELLEILFQDINGRIRANTQPSEPVNQPSTD; translated from the coding sequence ATGGCACAAATCTGGCAAAAGATTCTTCACTCTAAGCGTTTGTTGTGGTTTTGTTTGGGCCTAGTGGGGCTGGGGTTAATCGTTCCCTTGGCGGCCCTGGTGCCTTGGCCAACGCTCTTGGGGACAGCCGAGCCCCCGTCCGATAGCCCAGCGGCTACTGGCCCTAAGCAGGCCGTTGTCACCGAGGTGATCACCAGCCTAGATCGGGCAGAGTTGATCGCCACCTCGGCCACCCAGGGCAACCCCAATGCGGCCATTGTGCTGTTTAAGTTTTCTGATTTTCAGTGCCTTTACTGTGCTGTTTCTGCCGCCCAGATGAAGGATTTTATCCGTCGCCACAACGGGGATATGCTTTACGTCTACAAGCATTTTCCCTTGGATAATATCCATCCTGAGGCCACCCCCGCCGCCAAAGCCGCTTGGGCCGCAGGCCAGCAGGGGCAGTTTTGGCTCTACCACGATGGTCTCTTTGCCAATCAGGAACGGCTGGGGGAGGATCTTTACCTGGAGCTTGCCAGCGCCATCGGGTTGAATTTGGAGCAGTTCAACCGAGATCGCCACGGCCCCGAAGCAGAGGCCACCCTCCAGCGGGATCGGGCCTTGGCCCAGCGCCTCGAACTCCAAAGCGCCCCCACCTTTCTGATGAACGACCTGCTAATTCCGGGGGCCATTACGCCGGAACTGCTGGAAATCTTGTTCCAGGACATCAATGGGCGCATCCGAGCCAACACCCAACCCTCCGAGCCTGTGAACCAACCCAGCACCGACTAG
- a CDS encoding potassium channel family protein: MYILIGGMGRMGTELAKTLLAMGHTIAVVDSNPLVCQQVREKIGVMAFEGSAVNTTVLLEAGIRKAGVVIATLQEDALNLALVTLCKHYGVPQIIVRMSDRDFAEPYHLAGATHIMSTVDLAINRMVNAIEYPQVDAMMHFEQGQIEVLKLSIPQTCSIVGRSVAEIAQDPRFPAGTLIIGYQAHPHEALSIPNGSSILESGSTILAVTKPELVRQLIDFMGLCSAPDPPSLVSTLHRP, from the coding sequence ATGTACATACTGATTGGCGGCATGGGGCGCATGGGTACAGAATTGGCCAAAACTTTGTTGGCCATGGGGCACACCATTGCGGTGGTTGATAGCAACCCCCTTGTCTGTCAGCAGGTGCGCGAAAAGATTGGGGTGATGGCCTTTGAAGGCAGCGCTGTAAATACGACGGTGCTGCTAGAGGCCGGGATTCGCAAGGCTGGAGTGGTGATTGCCACGCTTCAGGAGGATGCCCTGAACCTGGCCCTGGTAACGCTGTGCAAACACTATGGCGTGCCGCAAATCATTGTGCGAATGAGTGATCGCGACTTTGCGGAGCCCTATCACTTGGCGGGCGCAACCCACATCATGAGCACGGTAGACCTAGCCATTAACCGTATGGTCAACGCCATTGAGTATCCCCAGGTGGATGCCATGATGCATTTTGAACAGGGGCAAATTGAAGTGCTGAAGCTGTCTATTCCCCAAACCTGCTCGATTGTGGGCCGCAGCGTGGCTGAAATTGCCCAGGATCCTCGCTTCCCGGCGGGGACGCTCATCATTGGCTACCAAGCCCATCCCCACGAAGCCCTTAGCATTCCCAACGGCAGTTCTATCCTAGAAAGTGGCTCTACCATCCTTGCCGTCACTAAGCCCGAACTGGTGCGACAGTTGATCGACTTCATGGGGCTTTGCTCTGCCCCCGATCCGCCGTCTTTGGTATCTACCCTGCACCGCCCATAG